Proteins encoded by one window of Streptomyces sp. ALI-76-A:
- a CDS encoding pyridoxal-phosphate dependent enzyme, with protein MTTTTPPVTLDDIRDAAARLKGVAHRTPVLRSRTLDELVGAEVFLKCENFQRVGAFKFRGAYNAASRLTPEQLARGIAAYSSGNHAQAVALAARELGTTAVIVMPEDTPASKRAATAAYGAEIVTYDRYTGDRVAIGEALAAERNLALIPPYEHPHVMAGQGTAALELIEEVGDLGALMTPVGGGGLIAGSATAAKGLDAGIQVIGVEPEAGDDTRQSLEAGRRVTIPVPRTIADGQAAETPGELTFSVNRRLVDGIVLVSDDEIRAAMRFAFERLKIVVEPSGATPLAALLAGRAGALPGRVGVIVSGGNIGVERFAQLCAAGA; from the coding sequence GTGACGACCACCACCCCGCCGGTCACCCTGGACGACATCCGTGACGCTGCCGCCCGGCTCAAGGGCGTCGCCCACCGCACTCCCGTGCTGCGCTCACGCACCCTCGACGAACTCGTCGGCGCCGAGGTCTTCCTCAAGTGCGAGAACTTCCAGCGCGTGGGCGCCTTCAAGTTCCGCGGTGCCTACAACGCGGCCTCCCGGCTCACCCCGGAACAACTGGCCCGGGGCATCGCCGCCTACTCCTCCGGCAACCACGCCCAGGCCGTCGCCCTGGCCGCCCGCGAACTCGGCACCACCGCGGTGATCGTCATGCCGGAGGACACCCCGGCCTCCAAGCGGGCGGCCACCGCCGCCTACGGCGCCGAGATCGTGACGTACGACCGCTACACCGGTGACCGCGTGGCCATCGGGGAGGCGCTGGCCGCCGAGCGGAACCTCGCTCTCATCCCGCCCTACGAACACCCGCACGTCATGGCGGGCCAGGGCACCGCGGCACTCGAACTCATCGAGGAGGTAGGAGATTTGGGGGCACTGATGACACCGGTGGGCGGCGGTGGACTGATCGCCGGCAGTGCCACCGCGGCCAAGGGGCTGGACGCCGGTATCCAGGTGATCGGCGTGGAGCCGGAGGCCGGGGACGACACCAGACAGTCGCTGGAGGCGGGCCGGCGGGTCACGATCCCCGTGCCCCGCACCATCGCCGACGGTCAGGCGGCGGAGACGCCGGGGGAGCTGACCTTCTCCGTCAACCGGCGGCTCGTCGACGGGATCGTCCTGGTGTCCGACGACGAGATCCGGGCGGCGATGCGGTTCGCGTTCGAACGCCTGAAGATCGTCGTCGAGCCGAGCGGCGCCACGCCGCTGGCCGCCCTGCTCGCTGGCCGGGCGGGAGCCCTCCCGGGCCGGGTGGGAGTGATCGTCTCCGGCGGGAACATCGGCGTGGAGCGTTTCGCCCAGCTGTGCGCGGCCGGGGCCTGA
- a CDS encoding cupin domain-containing protein: MLEVKTLDKADERRDFPQGHLEAVHLSGLDFAVATFEPGWRWSESVAPIAGTDSCQVHHNGFVVQGRMRIRMDDGAESEVGPGDVFVCTPGHDAWVVSDEQVVVYDFAGGMAKEYAKAD, from the coding sequence ATGCTTGAGGTGAAGACACTCGACAAGGCGGACGAGCGCCGCGACTTCCCCCAGGGACATCTCGAAGCCGTCCATCTCAGCGGACTCGACTTCGCCGTCGCGACCTTCGAGCCGGGCTGGCGCTGGTCGGAGTCCGTGGCACCGATAGCGGGCACGGACAGCTGCCAGGTCCACCACAACGGCTTCGTCGTCCAGGGGCGCATGCGCATCCGCATGGACGACGGCGCCGAGAGCGAAGTGGGCCCCGGCGACGTCTTCGTGTGCACGCCCGGCCATGACGCGTGGGTCGTCAGCGACGAGCAGGTCGTGGTGTACGACTTCGCGGGAGGTATGGCAAAGGAGTACGCGAAGGCGGACTGA
- a CDS encoding NAD(P)-dependent alcohol dehydrogenase has product MKAVIQDRYGSTDTLEFREVERPVPAADEVLVRVRAAAVNAYDWHLMHGDPKIARLVLGLRAPKARIRGRDFAGLVEAVGSEVKELHPGDEVYGEADGAFAEFVCAKDGAVGPKPAGFTFEQAAAMPLAANTALIGLRDVAGVRPGQSVLVNGASGGVGTFAVQLAKAFGAEVTGVCRTRNLDLVRSLGADHVVDYTQEDFTRTGRRYDIVLDLVGNRSLGAFRRALTPTGTLVLSGGGVYEGGSVLGPMSLFFRRRLMSPFTRRRLLELPAKPGKENLAVLRELAESGQIAPVVERTYPLSEAAEAIRHLEQEHARAKIVVTV; this is encoded by the coding sequence ATGAAGGCAGTCATCCAGGACCGGTACGGCTCGACGGACACCCTGGAGTTCCGGGAGGTCGAGCGGCCCGTGCCCGCGGCGGACGAGGTGCTGGTGCGGGTGCGCGCGGCAGCGGTGAACGCGTACGACTGGCACCTCATGCACGGCGACCCGAAGATCGCCCGCCTGGTGCTCGGACTGCGCGCGCCGAAGGCCCGGATCCGGGGCCGGGACTTCGCCGGGCTGGTGGAGGCGGTCGGCAGCGAGGTGAAGGAGCTGCACCCCGGGGACGAGGTGTACGGGGAGGCGGACGGCGCTTTCGCGGAGTTCGTGTGCGCCAAGGACGGTGCGGTCGGCCCGAAGCCGGCCGGGTTCACTTTCGAGCAGGCTGCGGCGATGCCCCTGGCCGCGAACACCGCCCTCATCGGTCTGCGGGACGTGGCCGGGGTCCGGCCGGGCCAGAGCGTGCTGGTGAACGGGGCGTCTGGCGGCGTGGGCACGTTCGCGGTCCAGCTCGCCAAGGCGTTCGGCGCCGAGGTGACCGGGGTGTGCCGGACACGGAACCTGGACCTCGTCCGCTCGCTCGGCGCGGACCACGTCGTCGACTACACCCAGGAGGACTTCACCCGCACGGGGCGCCGGTACGACATCGTCCTGGACCTGGTGGGCAACCGCTCCCTGGGCGCGTTCCGGCGCGCGCTCACTCCGACCGGCACGCTCGTGCTGTCCGGCGGGGGCGTGTACGAGGGCGGCAGTGTCCTCGGCCCCATGTCGCTCTTCTTCAGGCGACGCCTGATGTCCCCCTTCACCCGCCGACGACTGCTCGAACTCCCGGCGAAACCCGGCAAGGAGAACCTCGCGGTACTCCGGGAACTCGCCGAATCCGGGCAGATCGCCCCGGTCGTCGAGCGGACCTACCCCCTCAGTGAGGCTGCCGAGGCCATCCGGCACCTGGAACAGGAACACGCCCGCGCGAAGATCGTCGTGACGGTGTGA
- a CDS encoding VWA domain-containing protein, translating to MSAPAGVTERLTSLVGALRAHGIRVGTGETVDAAQAMEALGLADRERLREGLAATLLHGPAQRPVFDPVFDLYFPRGVGAPGTEPADRDDLRERLAAALAANDRALLGRLAAEAVDGLGGYGSSPGSDGWSSYQTLDRLRPQTLLARVRDSVRAQGGGVRGGGVGFADRLLEDEIRRRIEAFRGMVATEARRRVAERRGRDEIARRAVAPTADRVDFLFAGKAQLAELRRTVQPLARKLATRLAARRRRAARGTIDLRRTLRGSLSTGGVPMRPVLRRRRPARPELVLLCDVSGSVSGFSDFTMLLVQALHDQFSKVRVFAFVNRIDEVTRLLVHGAADPEGLGARIRAEATLTGWHGSSDYGVALGEFAERYGDAVGPRTTVFVLGDARTNMSDPNLPAVRRIADRARRVHWLNPEARSQWGTGDSAAPAYADLVEMHECRNAGQLGTLVGRLLPV from the coding sequence GTGAGCGCACCGGCCGGTGTGACGGAGCGGCTGACGTCGCTCGTCGGGGCGCTGCGCGCCCACGGCATCCGCGTCGGCACCGGTGAGACCGTGGACGCGGCGCAGGCGATGGAGGCACTGGGTCTCGCCGACCGCGAGCGGCTGCGGGAGGGGCTGGCCGCGACCCTGCTGCACGGCCCGGCCCAGCGCCCGGTGTTCGACCCGGTCTTCGACCTGTACTTCCCGCGGGGTGTCGGCGCGCCCGGGACCGAGCCCGCGGACCGGGACGACCTGCGCGAGCGCCTCGCCGCCGCGCTGGCCGCGAACGACCGGGCGCTGCTGGGCCGGCTGGCGGCGGAGGCGGTCGACGGTCTCGGCGGGTACGGCTCCTCGCCGGGGTCGGACGGCTGGTCGTCGTACCAGACGCTGGACCGGCTGCGTCCGCAGACGCTGCTCGCGCGGGTCCGCGACAGCGTCCGCGCGCAGGGCGGCGGGGTGCGGGGTGGCGGGGTGGGGTTCGCCGACCGGCTGCTGGAGGACGAGATCCGGCGGCGTATCGAGGCGTTCCGCGGCATGGTGGCCACGGAGGCGCGGCGCCGGGTCGCCGAGCGGCGCGGCCGGGACGAGATCGCCCGCCGGGCCGTGGCCCCGACCGCCGACCGGGTCGACTTCCTGTTCGCGGGCAAAGCCCAACTCGCCGAGCTGCGCAGGACGGTGCAGCCGCTGGCCCGCAAGCTGGCCACCCGGCTAGCGGCCCGCCGGCGCCGGGCCGCCCGGGGCACCATCGACCTGCGGCGCACCCTGCGCGGTTCCCTGTCGACGGGCGGGGTGCCGATGCGGCCGGTGCTGCGCCGGCGCCGCCCCGCCCGTCCCGAACTGGTGCTGCTGTGCGACGTGTCGGGCTCGGTGTCCGGGTTCTCCGACTTCACGATGCTGCTGGTGCAGGCGCTGCACGACCAGTTCAGCAAGGTGCGGGTGTTCGCCTTCGTCAACCGGATCGACGAGGTGACCCGGTTGCTCGTGCACGGCGCGGCCGACCCGGAGGGACTCGGCGCCCGCATCCGGGCGGAGGCCACGCTCACGGGCTGGCACGGCAGCAGCGACTACGGCGTCGCGCTGGGCGAGTTCGCGGAGCGGTACGGCGATGCGGTCGGCCCGCGCACCACCGTGTTCGTCCTCGGCGACGCGCGCACCAACATGAGCGACCCGAACCTGCCCGCCGTACGCCGGATCGCCGACCGGGCCCGCCGCGTCCACTGGCTGAACCCGGAGGCGCGCTCCCAGTGGGGCACCGGCGACTCCGCCGCCCCCGCCTACGCCGACCTCGTCGAGATGCACGAGTGCCGCAACGCCGGACAGCTCGGCACCCTCGTCGGACGCCTGCTGCCCGTCTGA
- a CDS encoding MoxR family ATPase yields the protein MFTSVDDVSARLAQTGYLASPAVATTVFLADRLGKPLLVEGPAGVGKTELAKAVAQVAGAELVRLQCYEGVDESRALYEWNHAKQLLRITAGRDESWDETRTDIFSEEFLLPRPLLTAIRGDRPKVLLIDETDKADVEVEGLLLEVLSDFQVTVPELGTITATRRPFVVLTSNASRELSEALRRRCLFLHIGFPDEELERRIVRLKVPGLDEALAASVVRVVGALRAMDLRKVPSVAETIDWARTLLALGAGTLDETVVRDTLGVLLKHQDDLLKAGAKLDLGAL from the coding sequence TTGTTCACGTCCGTCGACGATGTCTCCGCACGTCTCGCCCAGACCGGCTATCTCGCCTCGCCCGCGGTCGCCACCACCGTCTTCCTCGCCGACCGGCTCGGCAAGCCCCTCCTCGTCGAGGGTCCCGCCGGGGTCGGCAAGACGGAGCTCGCGAAGGCGGTGGCCCAGGTCGCCGGGGCGGAACTGGTACGGCTCCAGTGCTACGAGGGCGTCGACGAGTCCCGCGCGCTGTACGAGTGGAACCACGCCAAGCAACTGCTGCGCATCACCGCCGGCCGCGACGAGAGCTGGGACGAGACGCGGACCGACATCTTCAGCGAGGAGTTCCTGCTCCCCCGCCCGCTGCTCACCGCGATCCGCGGCGACCGGCCGAAGGTCCTGCTGATCGACGAGACCGACAAGGCGGACGTCGAGGTGGAGGGCCTGCTGCTGGAGGTGCTCAGCGACTTCCAGGTCACCGTCCCGGAACTGGGCACGATCACCGCGACCCGCCGCCCCTTCGTGGTGCTCACCTCGAACGCGAGCCGCGAGCTGTCCGAGGCCCTGCGGCGCCGCTGTCTGTTCCTGCACATCGGCTTCCCGGACGAGGAGCTGGAGCGCCGGATCGTCCGGCTGAAGGTGCCCGGCCTGGACGAGGCGCTGGCCGCGTCGGTCGTCCGCGTCGTCGGCGCGCTGCGGGCGATGGACCTGCGGAAGGTCCCGTCGGTCGCCGAGACCATCGACTGGGCGCGCACCCTCCTCGCGCTCGGCGCCGGCACCCTCGACGAGACCGTCGTACGCGACACCCTGGGCGTGCTGCTCAAGCACCAGGACGACCTGCTCAAGGCCGGCGCCAAGCTCGACCTGGGCGCCCTGTGA
- a CDS encoding FtsX-like permease family protein yields MFLLAMRSIRRRPGRFLATLLSAFLGAAIIMTFNSLYDTAGRGGVDPVSADTLNTSAGVVGGYGTLLVFFAVASTLTVNVRQRAAELELLRCSGATPAQLRRMVVGEAVAVALGGAVLAIGPAVLGGRALLGVFQDGGQVARSVDHSFGPVALTSGVAITLAAAAGAAFLAVRRATRGHRRRSRVRTVLAYAALLIGAVAACSTFALSATDAALMAAPAYGAILLSVGFALLSPRLLKGVLDRLPLTGASGWLAVRNLRRRSDHLAGILMSLILFTAVATATLYMQAVENDAVTSTGPARSVDARNLETLNLTVVGIIVVFVCVMLVNSLYAATTYRGREFGQQRLAGATPGQVLGTVGAEGLILTVTGLFFGTVAALAGIIPFTVVRTDSVLPPDQGLGIWLAVVSIAAAATLGTSLVTARRVLRTPAVGAVAVAA; encoded by the coding sequence ATGTTCCTGCTGGCGATGCGGTCGATACGGCGACGGCCCGGACGGTTCCTCGCGACGCTGCTGTCCGCCTTCCTGGGCGCGGCGATCATCATGACGTTCAACTCCCTGTACGACACGGCGGGCCGGGGCGGTGTCGACCCGGTGAGCGCGGACACGCTGAACACCTCGGCGGGTGTCGTCGGCGGCTACGGCACCCTGCTGGTGTTCTTCGCGGTCGCCTCGACGCTGACCGTCAACGTCCGCCAGCGGGCGGCCGAGTTGGAGCTGCTGCGCTGCTCGGGGGCGACTCCGGCGCAGCTCAGGCGGATGGTCGTGGGTGAGGCGGTGGCCGTCGCCCTGGGAGGTGCGGTCCTGGCGATCGGCCCGGCGGTGCTCGGCGGACGGGCCCTGCTGGGGGTGTTCCAGGACGGCGGGCAGGTCGCGCGGTCCGTCGACCACTCCTTCGGTCCGGTCGCGCTGACGTCGGGCGTCGCCATCACGCTGGCCGCCGCGGCCGGCGCCGCCTTCCTCGCCGTACGGCGCGCCACCCGCGGACACCGGCGGCGGAGCCGGGTGCGGACGGTGCTCGCGTACGCCGCGCTGCTGATAGGTGCCGTGGCGGCCTGCTCCACCTTCGCCCTCTCGGCGACGGACGCGGCGCTGATGGCGGCGCCGGCGTACGGGGCGATCCTGCTGTCGGTGGGGTTCGCGCTGCTGTCGCCGCGGTTGCTGAAGGGGGTGCTGGACCGGCTGCCGCTGACCGGCGCGAGCGGCTGGCTGGCGGTGCGCAACCTGCGCCGCCGGTCGGACCACCTCGCCGGGATCCTGATGTCGCTGATCCTGTTCACGGCGGTGGCCACGGCCACGCTGTACATGCAGGCGGTGGAGAACGACGCCGTGACGTCCACGGGGCCGGCCAGGTCGGTCGACGCCAGGAACCTGGAGACGCTGAACCTCACGGTCGTCGGCATCATCGTGGTGTTCGTCTGCGTGATGCTGGTCAACTCGCTGTACGCGGCGACCACGTACCGCGGCCGGGAGTTCGGGCAGCAGCGCCTGGCCGGGGCGACTCCGGGGCAGGTGCTCGGCACGGTGGGCGCCGAGGGGCTGATCCTCACGGTCACCGGGCTGTTCTTCGGGACGGTGGCCGCGCTGGCCGGGATCATCCCGTTCACCGTCGTCCGCACCGACTCGGTGCTGCCGCCGGACCAGGGGCTGGGCATCTGGCTCGCGGTCGTGTCGATCGCGGCGGCGGCGACGCTGGGGACCAGCCTGGTCACGGCCCGGCGGGTGCTGCGGACTCCGGCCGTGGGGGCGGTGGCGGTGGCCGCGTGA
- a CDS encoding ABC transporter ATP-binding protein, producing the protein MFRTGTRRTHDTGPAPEALRLVKVSKTYGTDDSTVTALDGVTLCLGRGTFTAVMGPSGSGKSTLLQCAAGLDRPDSGIVRVDGTELTGGGEAELTKFRRGRIGFVFQQYNLLDTLTVAQNTVLPLKLAGRRVDRGRTREVLTAVGLGDRLGHRPDQLSGGQRQRVAIARALVTEPRVIFADEPTGALDTRSARGVLRLLQDTVRVHGRTVVMVTHDPVAASYADSVLFLADGRLAGRMDAPTPDAVAERLAHLGDDVTAGV; encoded by the coding sequence ATGTTTCGCACAGGCACACGGCGTACACACGACACGGGCCCCGCCCCGGAGGCGCTGCGGCTGGTCAAGGTCAGCAAGACCTACGGGACGGACGACAGCACCGTCACCGCGCTGGACGGGGTGACCCTGTGCCTCGGCCGCGGCACCTTCACCGCGGTGATGGGACCGTCGGGCTCCGGCAAGTCCACGCTGCTCCAGTGCGCGGCCGGGCTCGACCGGCCGGACAGCGGGATCGTCCGGGTCGACGGCACCGAGCTGACCGGCGGCGGCGAGGCCGAGCTGACGAAGTTCCGGCGCGGCCGGATCGGGTTCGTGTTCCAGCAGTACAACCTGCTGGACACGCTGACCGTGGCGCAGAACACCGTGCTGCCCCTCAAGCTCGCCGGACGGCGCGTGGACCGCGGGCGGACCCGGGAGGTGCTGACGGCCGTCGGCCTGGGCGACCGGCTCGGGCACCGGCCGGACCAGTTGTCCGGCGGTCAGCGCCAGCGGGTGGCGATCGCCCGCGCGCTGGTCACCGAACCCCGGGTGATCTTCGCGGACGAGCCGACCGGGGCCCTGGACACCCGCAGCGCGCGCGGTGTGCTGCGGCTGCTCCAGGACACCGTGCGGGTGCACGGGCGGACCGTGGTGATGGTGACGCACGACCCCGTCGCCGCCTCGTACGCCGACTCCGTGCTGTTCCTCGCCGACGGGCGGCTGGCGGGCCGGATGGACGCCCCGACACCGGACGCGGTGGCCGAGCGGCTGGCGCACCTGGGCGACGACGTGACGGCGGGGGTGTGA
- a CDS encoding LUD domain-containing protein: MSSRERILGRVRRALADVPRDDTPPVPEGPGRDPRYERAVARDYLREHGDLGVERTVDLLAENLADYRAVVHRCATADLASTIAGILAARGANTVLVPPGLDPAWLSAAESEPVPDRAESTARELDGVDSVVTACAVAIAETGTIVLDGSPDQGRRRITLVPDHHICVVRVPEQVVSSVPRALERLDPARPSTWISGPSATSDIELDRVEGVHGPRTLEVVLVGGRASAEVTS; encoded by the coding sequence GTGAGCAGCAGGGAACGGATTCTGGGCCGTGTGCGGCGGGCGCTGGCGGACGTACCGAGGGACGACACTCCCCCAGTGCCTGAAGGGCCCGGGAGGGACCCCCGGTACGAGCGGGCGGTCGCACGGGACTATCTGCGCGAGCACGGCGACCTGGGGGTCGAGCGGACGGTCGATCTGCTGGCCGAGAACCTGGCGGACTACCGGGCGGTCGTGCACCGCTGCGCCACCGCGGACCTGGCCTCGACGATCGCCGGGATACTGGCGGCACGCGGCGCGAATACCGTGCTGGTCCCGCCGGGTCTGGACCCGGCGTGGCTGTCCGCGGCGGAGAGCGAACCGGTGCCCGACCGGGCGGAGAGCACCGCGCGGGAACTCGACGGGGTCGACAGTGTGGTGACCGCGTGCGCGGTGGCGATCGCCGAGACCGGCACGATCGTCCTGGACGGCTCGCCCGATCAGGGCCGCCGCCGCATCACCCTCGTCCCCGACCACCACATCTGTGTCGTGCGGGTCCCCGAGCAGGTCGTCTCCTCCGTCCCGCGGGCCCTCGAACGCCTCGACCCGGCCCGCCCGTCGACCTGGATCTCCGGGCCGTCGGCCACCAGCGACATCGAGCTGGACCGGGTCGAGGGGGTGCACGGTCCGCGCACGCTGGAGGTGGTGCTGGTGGGTGGTCGGGCAAGTGCGGAGGTCACCTCGTAG
- a CDS encoding LutB/LldF family L-lactate oxidation iron-sulfur protein: MSGTFVGMPAFPTPAYPAFPEAAHEAVNNPTLRGNLRHATHTIRGKRAKAVAEVSDWAELREAGKQIKDHTLRHLDRYLVQVEESVTAAGGVVHWAADADEANRIVTRLVQETGESEVVKVKSMATQEIGLNEALEAEGIRAYETDLAELIVQLGKDRPSHILVPAIHRNRGEIRDIFAREMSEWGRPAPEGLTDTPAELAEAARLHLREKFLRAKVGVSGANFMVAETGTLVVVESEGNGRMCLTLPETLISVVGIEKIVPTWRDLEVFLQTLPRSSTAERMNPYTSMWTGTTDGDGPRTFHLVLLDNGRTDTLADEVGRQALRCIRCSACLNVCPVYERAGGHAYGSVYPGPIGAILSPQLRGTASEIDASLPYASSLCGACYEVCPVAIDIPEVLVHLRERVVQGGPVTRDGNKVVLRPAKGHAAERAAMRAARWAFARPGALRAGQRLASRTRRFHPRTLPGPGAAWSATRDLPAVPAEPFRDWWRRTRGENGENGDRGAAK; encoded by the coding sequence ATGAGCGGCACGTTCGTAGGAATGCCCGCGTTTCCCACGCCCGCGTACCCGGCCTTCCCCGAGGCCGCGCACGAAGCGGTGAACAACCCCACTCTGCGCGGCAATCTGCGGCACGCCACGCACACCATCCGCGGCAAGCGGGCCAAGGCCGTCGCGGAGGTGTCCGACTGGGCGGAACTGCGGGAGGCCGGAAAGCAGATCAAGGACCACACGCTCCGCCATCTCGACCGCTATCTGGTGCAGGTGGAGGAGTCGGTCACGGCGGCGGGCGGCGTCGTCCACTGGGCCGCCGACGCCGACGAGGCCAACCGCATCGTGACCCGGCTCGTCCAGGAGACGGGCGAGTCGGAGGTCGTCAAGGTCAAGTCGATGGCCACCCAGGAGATCGGGCTCAACGAGGCGCTGGAGGCGGAGGGCATCCGCGCCTACGAGACCGATCTCGCCGAGCTGATCGTGCAGTTGGGCAAGGACCGGCCCTCGCACATCCTCGTCCCCGCGATCCATCGCAACCGGGGCGAGATCCGGGACATCTTCGCGCGTGAGATGAGCGAGTGGGGCCGCCCGGCCCCGGAGGGCCTCACCGACACGCCCGCCGAACTCGCCGAGGCGGCCCGGCTGCACCTGCGGGAGAAGTTCCTGCGCGCCAAGGTGGGGGTCTCCGGCGCCAACTTCATGGTCGCCGAGACCGGCACGCTGGTCGTGGTGGAGTCGGAGGGCAACGGGCGGATGTGCCTGACCCTGCCCGAGACGCTGATCTCGGTCGTCGGCATCGAGAAGATCGTGCCGACCTGGCGGGACCTGGAGGTGTTCCTCCAGACCCTGCCCCGCTCCTCCACGGCCGAGCGCATGAACCCGTACACCTCGATGTGGACCGGCACCACCGACGGGGACGGTCCCCGCACCTTCCACCTGGTCCTGCTGGACAACGGCCGCACCGACACCCTCGCCGACGAGGTCGGCCGCCAGGCCCTGCGCTGCATCCGCTGCTCGGCCTGTCTCAACGTCTGCCCGGTGTACGAACGGGCCGGCGGGCACGCCTACGGCTCGGTCTACCCGGGGCCGATCGGCGCCATCCTCAGCCCCCAACTCCGTGGCACGGCAAGCGAGATCGACGCCTCGCTGCCGTACGCCTCGTCGCTGTGCGGGGCCTGCTACGAGGTGTGCCCGGTCGCCATCGACATCCCCGAGGTGCTGGTGCATCTGCGGGAACGGGTCGTGCAGGGCGGCCCGGTGACCCGGGACGGCAACAAGGTGGTGCTGCGGCCGGCGAAGGGGCACGCCGCCGAGCGGGCGGCGATGCGCGCGGCACGCTGGGCGTTCGCTCGTCCGGGCGCGCTGCGCGCCGGCCAGCGGCTCGCCTCGCGCACCCGCCGCTTCCATCCGCGCACGCTGCCCGGCCCCGGCGCCGCGTGGAGCGCCACCCGGGACCTGCCGGCGGTGCCGGCCGAGCCGTTCCGCGACTGGTGGCGGCGCACCCGGGGCGAGAACGGCGAGAACGGCGACAGAGGGGCCGCGAAGTGA
- a CDS encoding (Fe-S)-binding protein produces the protein MRVALFLTCVNDTLYPDTGRAVVKLLTRLGVDVDFPMAQTCCGQAHYNTGYRHEAEPLARHFSDVFRDYEAIVTPSGSCGAMVRELYPRMGERARAEGRGDTLAATLAPVVPKTYELTEFLVDVLGVTDVGAYYPHTVTYHPTCHGLRGLGLGDRPRRLLEAVRGLELAELPGADECCGFGGTFALKNADVSAAMGEDKVRNAESTGAEVLCAADNSCLMHIGGTMTRLRTGLRPVHIAEILASTEEEPAA, from the coding sequence ATGCGTGTCGCCCTGTTCCTGACCTGTGTCAACGACACGCTCTATCCGGACACCGGGCGTGCCGTGGTGAAACTGCTGACCAGACTGGGCGTCGACGTCGACTTCCCGATGGCGCAGACCTGCTGCGGGCAGGCGCACTACAACACCGGATACCGGCACGAGGCGGAGCCGCTGGCCCGGCATTTCTCCGATGTCTTCCGGGACTACGAGGCGATCGTGACGCCGTCCGGCTCGTGCGGGGCGATGGTGCGGGAGCTGTATCCGCGGATGGGTGAGCGGGCCCGGGCGGAGGGGCGCGGGGACACCCTGGCCGCGACGCTGGCGCCGGTGGTGCCGAAGACGTACGAACTCACCGAGTTCCTGGTGGACGTGCTGGGGGTGACCGACGTCGGGGCGTACTACCCGCACACGGTGACCTACCACCCGACCTGCCACGGACTGCGCGGTCTGGGCCTGGGCGACCGGCCCCGGCGGCTGCTCGAGGCGGTGCGGGGGCTGGAGCTGGCCGAGTTGCCGGGTGCCGACGAGTGCTGTGGTTTCGGCGGCACGTTCGCGCTGAAGAACGCCGATGTCTCGGCGGCGATGGGCGAGGACAAGGTGCGCAACGCCGAGTCGACGGGCGCGGAGGTGCTGTGCGCGGCCGACAACTCCTGTCTGATGCACATCGGCGGCACGATGACCCGGCTGCGCACGGGCCTGCGGCCGGTGCACATCGCGGAGATTTTGGCGAGCACGGAGGAGGAACCAGCGGCATGA